The genomic window CAAGATTCAGGGACTGGTCACGTCATGAAGGTTTTAGGAGTCCAGAGATCTGGGCATGTTAGGACGTCCTGTTCAAGGTCAAGAATGAGCTTTGAGCCTTGCATTTCCTACCACCAGGAAAAAGCTGGCAGATGGCAGGCCTCTGGGTTCTGGACACAGCACGATGATGCCACACACGGCACGATACCACACACGGCACGATACCAGACACGGCACAATGATGCCAGACACGGCACGATGCCAGACCCAGCACGATACCACACACGGCATGATGCCAGACACGGCACAATGCCAGACATGGCACGATACCAGATATGGATCTCCATCGGTTGGCACAGAGGCTTCTTGTTTTGAGTGGGGCCCAGGAAAAGGAAGGGTAGCGcagttggtgaggctgtggaacGAAGTCCTGCCACTCAGGTCCCGTGAGCTACCAGAGCTCTGGCACGGCGAGTACCTGCCGCAGGTGGGGAAGGATGCGTCAAGGGGTCTCCAGCAAGGCTCAAAAGAGCTGCAGCACAGGCCCTAAGTTTTGAAGCAAGGAGGTCCCGACTGCAACAGAGAACTGCAGACTGTTCAGAGGAGTTTCTGGGGATGGTGTAGCCACAGCTCCCACCAGAAGCCAGTGCCACAGGACCCACCCAGGCTAAGGTCAGCGGCACAGTGAGGATCCAGGGTAAGGAGCAGTGCACAGCCGGGCACCGGCCATGAGAGCCAAAGGGCTGCACGGGCAGGTGGCCCAGCTTCCAGCTTGCCTGCTGGTCAGGCCACAGCCTTGGGGGTCCCTGTGACTGGGTAGGGGTCAAGCCAGGCCTGCTTCATGGCGGTTGGGTTCGTGGTGGTCAGACCACTCCACTCGGGCTGGCCCTGGAGTCAGGAGTGGGGGCGATCCCTGGCCTCTCATGTGGAGAGAAGAGCAGCTCACGGTAAGGACACACGTGGACAGGGCTGGGGAAGGGCTCGGCTGGCCGGTCAGGGCCTGAGAAGGGCAAGGCTGGAAGACAGACTGGGGAATGGAACTGCCGGGTGGACACCGGTGTGGGGACTTGTGGGTGTTCACCAGGGGCCCCGGCTGCAGAGCAGGCACCAAGCCACCCACAAGCCAACGACGTGGCCGGCGAAGCAGCGTCGGTGCGCCCACACGGCTCCCGCCTGGAGCAATGGAGGAGCAGACGGAGCCGAGCACCCCACGACAAGCCCAGCTCCTCTCGGCAGCAGCACGCCCTATCCTCTGGCAATAAAGACCACCAGGGACCCTGGACACAAAACCAGCCAGAGACCAACCGGTCACTTGGAGGTAAACTCAGCCCTGGAGGCCCCTTCCCCTTGGAAAGACAACAGCTGGTATTCCAGGCAGGGACCCGCCTTTCCAGCCCACGGTGCCTCTGTCTGCCCTGGGAGACCGGCTCCTGTGTAACGGCCCCCAGGGCCCGACTGCTTCCGGCAAAGGGGTGCAGGGGGAGCACAGGCGCCGCAGAGCCTGCAGCCTCGGTGAGCTTCTTGGAAAGAGCTGCTGCCACTGTCCTGACACCAACCCTCTGGGACTGTGGTGGCCCTGTCCTCAATGGCCCCACAGAGGACCGCATGGGTCTGGGGACCAAGTTAGAGGCAGGAGTGGCCGCCCACTCACCAGCTCCCAGTGACCCACTGACAACGTGTGCTTCCTTTCCCTGTAACTCTAAGCTGTGAGAGCTCAGAGGTCCTAAAACCCAGCTACCTGGGACTGAGTGAGGCGCTGCCCCACTCGATGGCTGTGGGTCACCTGGCTGGGGCCGCTCCTGTTCCAGCGGACCAGCAGGCAGAGCACCCACCACTGGGCCAGGGCGGGGAGGATAGAGCCCTGCAAGAGCGAGAAGACCAGGACTCGGACCCCAGGGTGAGGGCCTGGGTCCCACCAGCAGAAGAGGggtgaaggctgggcatggtggctcacgcctgtaatcccagcactttaggaggcccaggcagggagaatcacttgaggccaggagtttgagaccagcctggcccacatggtgaaaccccgtctctactataaatacaaaaattagctgggcgcacacctgtagtcccagctactcgggaggctgaggcagtagaatcatttgaacacaggaggcggcggctgcggtgagccaagatcacaacactgcactctggcccgggtgacagaacaagactgcctggaaaaaacaaacaaacaaacaaaaaccggGAGTATCGGCTGAGCCTGGGCCAGCGGCTGCTGCAGGCTGGGGTTGGCCCCACTTCCCTCCTCCCCTAAGTCTTCCCAGAAACTGCCAACAATCGGAAGCCTGGAGAAGCCCATCCAGGTGGAATCCCCGGAGCGTGATGGGCATTGGGCCGAGAGACACGGCAAACTGTCGTGGAGGCCCTCACACTAGGCCCACTGCCTGTGGCCTCTCCTCTGGAGGGCTGCCGGGCCAGCAGGAACCAACTGACCCGGGGCCATGTAGcaccctccccagaggccaggcGGCCACAGCCAGTGACTGATATGGGAGCATGCTAGACCCCACCTCAGATGAGAAACAGCCCCTTATAgtgcaggggtggggctggggggctggTCAGCACCTGCCCAGCAGCAGGCCCCAGCAGGCCCAGCCTCAGTGTGGCCACCACCCTGCCCTACACTGCCCCCTCTGCCCAGGGTCTCTCAGCCGCCCTCCTGCTGGCACTTGGTCTCTGTTGCACATAGACGTCTGTCTCTGGCCAGCCATAGTGGCTGAGCTCAGAGCCTGGAGCCCGGGGCTGCAATGTCCACCCTGTCCCTGACACACACCTGACCCCAAGACAAAAACACAAAGCAGGAGGCACAGGAAGGTTGGAATTGCTTTTATTGGGGGCGGATGCCGCAAGGCCCCGCCCACGGTCAGGTTAGTGTTCTGCCCTTGCAGAGGCGCCAGCAGCCTGACACCTCCACCTGCCACCCGCCCAGGGTTAGTGGAACATGCAAAgctcagaaggtggaggcaggggCGGTCGCTGCTGAGGCCAGGGCTGGGTGGAACAGGACGgtcagcacagagcctggccgGCGTCCCTGGGCCCAAAGAGGGCTGGGGCTCCCTGGGAGAGAGACGGGCAGGCAGCACCCCAGGGTGGGGTCCACAAGCTGAAGGGGCCCCTGGACCCACCAGGGcaggtctgcagctcccagccatgCCAGCTGGAACGTACATCTCCCCACCGGGTCTGGGTCCTCAGGGCCTGGGGTTAGAGGCCGACAAGGAAGGCACTTACTAGGGGAACAGAGGCTGGAGGCTGATGCCGGAGGCCAGAGGTCTCAGGAGTGAGTGTGGGGGGTGAGCTGGAAAGCACAGATCAGACAGCACTGTGGGGGCTGGGCCCGAGGGCCTCATCTTCCCATGGGGAAGGGGCTTCTCTGGGTAGACTGGGAGAGAGGCCGACTGGGGCTCCCCATCCCCAGCAAGGCCTACCGTGCAGGCCAGTGCTAGAAACACCAGGGCAGAAACGCCAGCCCAGGGCTCCAGCCCTGAGAGGCTGAGGGCCCTCTACTGACGGGGCTGAGCCCAGCTGCCCTGTGCAGCTAGGACAGGCAGACGGGCAACCCTGGGGACAGGAGGGTGGGCTGGGGCCCAGCGTGGGACCCTCCAAGGCACCTGGCTGTGTGAGTGGCAGGTAGAGGGGAGTGGGGAGACCCGAGGGGGTGAGACGGCCAGCAGCTGGGCCAGCCCTGTCCCCCAAGATACAGGCTGTCTGGACAGcagatatatattaatatattagtcTGGTCTTTTTGGTTAAACTTTAGGCACCACTTGGGAGGAAGACACCTTTAAGCGTTGAAAACGACCCCAGTGCCTCGGTGGGAGCCGGGCTGGGCCGCATGCAGAGCGGGGTGGGCGCAGGCAGGCTCAGGCCACGGCGGACTCAGGGCCCCCCACGGAGGCCGAGGACCCTGAGGCGTAGCGGCGGCCGTAGCCCGAGGAGGAGTAGGAGGACGAAGAGAAGGTCATGGAGAAGCCAGAGCCAGTGGCGTCAAAGCTGCCGCGGCGGGAGCCGGCCCGGGAGCCAGTGCGGGAGCCGGTGCGGGAGCCGGCGGTGGAGCCGGAGCCGCTGACGCTGTAGGGGCTGTAGTAGCCCTTGCTGGACTGCGCGGCAGCCTCCAGCAGCCGCAGCCCTGTGCCCTCCTCCACCATGCTGCGGTCCAGCGCGTCCTTGTAGGAGATCTTGAGCTTGGTCTTAGGGCAGGTGAGGTACTTGGAGTAGGCGCCCACATCACGCAGCTTCTGTGCAGTGCGGGCATCCACCGTGCCACGCTGCAGGGCCTCATCCAAGGGCACGCGGCCCGGCGTGTCGGGCTCAATCAGGCCACCGGTCAGGTACTGCACCTCCAGGAAGCGCTGGCCGGCCTCGTAGTAGAGCCAGCCCTTCTTCAGGGCCTGGGCGGCCGACATCTTGGTCTTGGTGCGTGGGTCCTCAAAGCCGCAGAAGGCCTTCTGGGCCAGATTGATGCGGTCCACCATGATCTTGTCCACCAGGCCCTTGTTGACAGCGTCGGTGACAGGGAAGCGCTCACCGGTGCTGGGGTCGATGATGCCCCCGGTGCAGGCCTGTGCCTCCAGCAGTCGCTGCCCTGTGATGTTATCCACCAGGTTGCGGTGCATGGCCTCGGTGATGGACACCTTCTCCAGCGTCTCCGTGTCCAGGATGCCAGCCACGGGGCCCGTCTCCTCAGTGGGGTCTGACCAGGAGGCCAGCTGGGTCCTGGAGACGGCGGGGCTGATGGGGTAGGAGGAGGAGGATCCCACGGAGGAGGAACGGGACCGGAAGCCGCTGGCATTGCCCGAGAGCATGTCGGCGAACTCGGTGATGGAGAGCGTGCCGGCGCGGTACTGGTCCAGTGCCGAGCGGTCGATGAGGTTCTTGGCGATGGCGTCGTCAATGTCGTATTGGCGGCCGGAGCGGCGGTCGATGATCATGGACTTAACTACGCCGTCCGAGGAGGAGATGGTGATCTCCTCCCACTCGCACTCCTGCTCGGACAGCTCCAGGTACGTCTGGTGGTCAATGAGGCCCTTGCGGTAGGCCTCGTACACGGACATCTCCTTGCCCGTCTCGGGGTCCACGATGACCACTCGGCGCTTGCGCACGGAGGACTTGGAGGACGTCTTCCGCTCCCGCTTCTTCTCCTTCAGCGGCAGGAGGCACAGGCCCGTCTGGGGGTCGGTGATACAACGCTCCATCAGCTGCAGGTAGGTGAGGTTCTCCTCCGTGTTGGGGTCAAAGAAGCCCTTGGTGTCATCCGAGGGGTCGGTCAGGATCTCGTTCATCTCCTCGTCGAAGAGGCCACGCTTGTAGGCCACCTCCACGGGCAGCCGGTGGCTCTCCTCGGGGTCGATGATGCCACCCGTGGCGATCTGGGCCTCCAGCAGGCGGATGCCGTGGTCCTTCAGGATCAGGCCCTTCTTCATGGCCTGGAAGAGGGAGATGAGCTTCCCAGAGTAAGGGTCCTTGTACCCGGTGACGGCTCGCTCGGCCGACAGCAGCTTGTCCTTGAACTCGGGGCCCACGATGCCCATACGCACAGCCTCCTCCACCGTCAGCTTCAGTCCCTTGATGGGGTCGATGACGTACCCGGTGGCCGCCTGTGCCTCTAGAAGCTCAAAGGCCGTGCCGGGGCGGATGATGCCCTTCTTCATGGCCTGGTACACCGAGAGCCGTTCCTTGGTGGCGTCCACGAAGACGCCGGCGATGCAGCTGGTGCCTTCCAGGAACTTCTGTAAGTTCTTGGTGACCTCCTCGATGGAGGTCAGGCCCTCCCGCAGCTGCAGCGCCGTGGCCTCGTCCATGACCTGCGAGCGCACCAGCTCCTCCACGGTGATCTGCTTCCGCAGGCCACGGAAGGTCAGCTTGCGAGCGTCCGACAGCGGCAGGAGCAGCTGGCCGGTGCCATCGTCACGGCGACACCGTCTGAGCAGCTGTGTGTAGCTGAGGCGCTCGTCGGTGGACGGGTCCACGTAGCTGCGCACCTCGCTGGGCTCGGAGAGCTGGTCGTGCGTGTCCTTGTTGAGGTAGCCGCGCTGGTAAGCCACCTCCAGTGGAAGGTGGAAGCCCAGGCGGGGGTCCACGATGCCGCCGGTGGCCAGCTGGGCATCCAGCAGCCGCAGGGCCTCCTCAGTAGGGATCAGCTCCTTCTTCATGGCCTGGAAGAGTGAGATGGTCTGCTCAGTGTAGGGGTCGCGGTAGCCGGTGACCGCCCGCTCAGCCGAGAGCAGGCGGTCGTGCAGCTCAGGCCCCACCAGGCCCTTCCGCACAGCCTCATCCACAGTCAGCCGCTGCCCCTTCACTGGATCCAGCAGGAAGCCCGTGGCTGCCTGTGCCTCCAGCAGCAGGCGGGCCACCTCGGCACTCAGCAGCCCTTTCTTGAGGGCCTGGTAGATGCTCAGTGTCTGCCTGGAGCCGGGCAAGTAGACGCCGGCCACGCAGCCCGTGCCATAGAGGTAGCGCCAGGCGGACTCCGCCTCGAGGGCCTCACGGAGGCTCCTGGTGCCCTCCCGGAGCAGGTTGTAGGTCTCGAGGGAGATGATCCGAGCCTCGTAGAGGTCCTCAGCCGTGAGGCGGCGGCGCACGTAGTCGTAGGAGGCCAGACCCTGCTGGCGGATGATCTCCGTCTTCTCAATGATctcaatgatgatgatgatcatgcgTTCCTTGGTCACCCGGCCGGCCTGAAAGTCAGCCATCAGCTGGGCCCGCTGCTCCTCGGGGATCAGGTCCGACTGCATCACCTCCCACAGGGACATGGTGGAGCCGCCGTGGCTGCCGCCGCCAGGAATGTCAATCTGCGTCTCTTCAAATGCCCTTCGTGTCTCCTCCTCAGTGTACACCTGTGTGGTctccaccacctcagccttctcCGCCCCTTTCAATGGCAAGAGGCGCAGGCCCGTCTCAGGGTCCTCCACGCAGCGCTCCAGCAGCTGCCTATATGTGAGGTTCTCGTGCGTGTTGGGGTCAAAGAAGCCCTTGGTGTCGTCGCTGGGGTCCGCCAAGACGCGGTTCATCTCCTCGTTGAAGTAGCCACGCTGGTAGGCCACGTCCACGGGCACGCGGTGGCTGTGCACGGGGTCGATGATGCCACCCGTGGCGATCTGGGCCTCCAGCAGGCGGATGCCATGCTGCCGGAGGACCAGGCCCTTCTGCATGGCCTGGAAGAGGGAGATGGTACTGCCTGAGTAGGGGTCTCTGTAGCCGGTGACAGCCTTCTCGGCCGACAGCAGCTGCTCATGAAGCTCGGGGCCCACCACGCCTGCCTTCACGGCCTCGTGGACATACAGGCGCTGGTTCCGCACGGGGTCCACCAGGAAGCCAGTGGCCGCCTGCGCCTCCAGCAGGAGCGCAGCGGTGCTGGGTCTCAGCAGGCCCCGGCGCATGGCCTCGTAGATGGACACCTTCTCCTTGGTGTCCTCCAGGTAGATGCCAGCGAGGCAGCCACTGCCCTGCAGCAGCGTCCGCACGGAGTCCAGCTCCGAAAGGTCCTTGACCGTCGTCTTGCCGTCCTTGAGCTGCTCAAACTGGGCTCTGCTGAGGACCCTGGAAGCCAGGAGCTCACTGGCTGGCACAGGGGCACGGAGGCCGCTGAAGGACAGCCTCTCCTGCCGCAGGGTCTCCACCTCCTCCACGATGGTGATGAGGATCTTGATGACCTTCTCCACGGTGACCTTGCCGGTGCGGAATTGACGCAGCAGCTCCTGCCGCTGCTCTGCGGTGAAGTACTCAGAGCTGATGAGCTCCCACACTGTCACCGTCCTGCCCTTGAAGCCACCCACGGGGACGTCAACCGGGGTCTTCTCGAAGGTCTCACGGGCCTGCAGCTCTGAGTAGAGCTCCTCCTGCCGGGCCCGAGCAGCCTTCTCTGAGAGCGGCAGCAGGCTCAGCCCAGTCAGCTGGTCGGGCCGGCACCGCTGCTGGAGCTCGCTGTAGGTGACCGGCTCCCCTGTGCTGGGGTCACAGTAGGCCTTGGCGTCAGCCCTTGGTGCTGACAGGGCCCTGCTGGTCTCCTCGTCCAGGAAGCCTCGGGCGCAGGCAACATCCAGGGGCACGCGGTGGCTCTTGCTGGGGTCCACGACACCGCCCGTGGACAACTGGGCGTCCAACAGGCGCAGGCCCTGCTCCCGGGGAATGAGGCCCTTCTTCAGGGCCTGGAACAGCGAGACACTCTGCCCCGTGTAGGGGTCCCTGTATCCCGTCACAGCCTTCTCGGCTGACAGCAGCTTCTCATGAAACTCGGGGCCCACCAGGCCGGCGCGCACTGCCTCGTCCACGGTCAGCCGGGCGCTGGTGGAGGGGTCGATGATGTGCCCGGTGCCAGCCTGGGCTTCCAACAGGGCCACAGCCACGTCGGACGGCAGCAGGTCTTTCTTCAGGGCGTCGTAGACGCTCAGCTTCTGCCCTGCCTCCTCCAGCCACACGCCTGCGATGACGTTGGCACCCCGGAGGGCCCGCCGCACAGCGTCCACCTCGGCCACCTCTCGCACAGAGCGCTCACCTTGTTGCAGCTGGTGGTAGAGCTCGCGGTCGATGACCCTGCTCTCCAGCAGCTCGGCGGCTGGCACCAGGCTGCGCAGGCCCTCGAAGCAGAGCTGGCCCTTctgctcctgctcctccaccaccgTGATGATGATCTTGATGATCTTCTCCACCGTGATCCGGCCCGTGCGGAACTGCCGCAGCAGGTCCCGCCGCTGCTCCGCTGTGAAGTATTCCGAGTTGATGATTTCCCAGATGGTCACCGTCTTGCCCTGGAACTTGCCGAACGGCGCGGACACAGTGGCCTTCTCAAAGACGTCCCGGGCCTCGGAGTCGGTGTAGACCAGCTCCCTGCCCTTGGCCGCCTTATCCGTGAGCGGCAGAAGGCGCAGGCCCGTCTCGGGGTCCTCCACGCAGCGCTCCAGCAGCTGCAGGTAGGTGAGGTTCTCGTGCGTGTTGGGGTCGAAGAAGCCCTTGGTGTCGTCGCTGGGGTCCGCCAGGACGCGGTTCATCTCCTCGTCGAAGTAGCCGCGCCGGTAGGCCACGTCCACGGGCACGCGGTGGCTGTGCACGGGGTCGATGACGCCACCCGTGGCGATCTGGGCCTCCAGCAGGCGGATGCCGTGCTCCCGGACGATGAGGCCCTTCTGCATGGCTTGGAAGAGGGAGATCTGCTGCCCGGTGTAGGGGTCCTTGTAGCCAGTGACGGCGCGCTCGGCCGACAGCAGCTTGTGGTGCAGCTCAGGGCCCACCACGCCCTCCTTCACAGCCTCATTGACAGTCAGCCGTCGGTTCCGCACCGGGTCCAGCAGGAAGCCTGAGGCTGCCTGAGCCTCCAGCAGGATGAGGGCCGTGCCAGGGCTCAGCAGCTGCCTCTGCAGGGCAGTGTAAACACTCAGCTTCTCATTGGTGGGCTTCAGCAACAGCCCTGCGATACTGCTGTGGCCCTGCAGGTAGTGGCGTACATCTTCCCGCCGCGCAAGCTCGTCCACTGTGGTGTGGCCCTGTGCCAGCCGCTGTAGCTCCTCCGCACTCAGGATGCCGGCCTCCTGCAGCCTCTGGGCTGGCACCTTCTGCCGCAGGCCATCGAAGCTGTGCTCCGGCTCTGTCTCTGTCGCGGGGCCATCAAGTGCATCCCGGCCGTTGGGCAGGGTCTTTGTGGCGGCCACCTGAGAGGCAGTGACCTCCTCTGAGTGCGCAAGTGCGGCCCGGTGCTCCTCCTCCAGGCGCTGCAGCTGCTCACGCAGCCTCTGGTTCTCCTCAGCCAGCAGCTCCTCCTGCTGCCGCCGCTGCCGCTCCAGCTGCTGCAGCTCCTCCTGCTTGCGCCGCACGCCCTCCTCGGCCTCATGCTGCCGCCGCCGGGCCTCCTCCATGCTGGCCACCAGCCGCTGCCGTTCCTGCTCCATCTgttgctgctgccgctgctgctccTCACGCAGCTGCTGTGCCTTGGCCACCTCGTCCTGGAAGAGCTGCTCCAGCTTGGCCTTCTCCTGCTCGATGAAGCGCTCCCTCTGTAGCAGGCTGTCCTTCTCAGAGAGGAAGCTCTGCTGCAGGGCCTGCGTCTCCTGCAGCAGTTGTTCCTGCTGCACCGTCTGCATCTGCAGAAGAAGAGGGTGTGATCAGGGACCGCCAGCCTGGGAGCACCCACCACCCACCGAAGCAGATCCCCAGGCCCACCCGCCTGTCGCATGGAGAGGGGGTGGTACCTCCTCAGACTTGAGCTGCAGCAGTTTGGCCTCCTGTTGGAGCTTCTCCTTCTCACGCTCCAGCTCAGCAATGGCCTCCCGCAGGCGCTCAGCATCGTGGTCACTCTGCTGTCGCTGGATCTCCAGTGTCTGCACCAGCGTCACCTTCTCCTGCGTAGCAAGCTCTGTGCGGTGCAGCTTCTCACCGATCTCCTCCGCCTGCTTCCGGAAGCGCTGGGCATCCTCCTCAGCGCGGGCCTGGGCGCGGCTCATCTCAGCCATACGCAGCTTGAGGCGCTCAGCCTCAGCACTCATCTCCAGCTGCCGCTGCCGCTCGGCCTCCAGTGTCCGCTGGAAGCCCTGCGTCTCCTCCGCCAGCTGCTGCGCCATCTGCTCCTTGTCCTCCTGCAGCCGCCGAGCCTGCTCCTGTGCAAGCTCCTTTTGCTGCTGCAGcagctctgcctcagccttgagCCGCGTAGCCTCCTGCACTGCCTGCATCTTCTCCTTGAGCATCTTCTCTGCCAAGGCTCGCTGCTGTGCCAGGTCCTCCTCTGCCAGCTGCCGCAGTCGCGCAGCCTCCTGAGCTGCCACGCTCAGCCGCGCGGCCTCCTCCGCCACCTGCTTCAtcttctcagcctcctcctgCAGGAAGCGCTGCGTATTGTCCTTGTCGCGCAAGATGAGTGCACGGTTCTCAGCCTCGATGCGTGCCTTGAGCTTGCTCAGCTCCTCC from Macaca mulatta isolate MMU2019108-1 chromosome 8, T2T-MMU8v2.0, whole genome shotgun sequence includes these protein-coding regions:
- the PLEC gene encoding plectin isoform X21 — encoded protein: MDPSRAIQHEISSLKDERDRVQKKTFTKWVNKHLIKAQRHISDLYEDLRDGHNLISLLEVLSGDSLPREKGRMRFHKLQNVQIALDYLRHRQVKLVNIRNDDIADGNPKLTLGLIWTIILHFQISDIQVSGQSEDMTAKEKLLLWSQRMVEGYQGLRCDNFTSSWRDGRLFNAIIHRHKPMLIDMNKVYRQTNLENLDQAFSVAERDLGVTRLLDPEDVDVPQPDEKSIITYVSSLYDAMPRVPDVQDGVRANELQLRWQEYRELVLLLLQWIRHHTAAFEERRFPSSFEEIEILWSQFLKFKEMELPAKEADKNRSKGIYQSLEGAVQAGQLKVPPGYHPLDVEKEWGKLHVAILEREKQLRSEFERLECLQRIVTKLQMEAGLCEEQLNQADTLLQSDVRLLAAGKVPQRAGEVERDLDKADSMIRLLFNDVQTLKDGRHPQGEQMYRRVYRLHERLVAIRTEYNLRLKAGVAAPATQVTQVTLQSVQRRPELEDSTLRYLQDLLAWVEENQHRVDGAEWGVDLPSVEAQLGSHRGLHQSIEEFRAKIERARSDEGQLSPATRGAYRDCLGRLDLQYAKLLNSSKARLRSLESLHSFVAAATKELMWLNEKEEEEVGFDWSDRNTNMTAKKESYSALMRELELKEKKIKELQSAGDRLLREDHPARPTVESFQAALQTQWSWMLQLCCCIEAHLKENAAYFQFFSDVREAEGQLQKLQEALRRKYSCDRSATVTRLEDLLQDAQDEKEQLNEYKGHLSGLAKRAKAIVQLKPRHPAHPVRSRLPLLAVCDYKQVEVTVHKGDECQLVGPAQPSHWKVLSSSGSEAAVPSVCFLVPPPNQEAQEAVTRLEAQHQALVTLWHQLHVDMKSLLAWQSLRRDVQLIRSWSLATFRTLKPEEQRQALHSLELHYQAFLRDSQDAGGFGPEDRLMAEREYGSCSHHYQQLLQSLEQGAQEESRCQRCISELKDIRLQLEACETRTVHRLRLPLDKEPARECAQRIAEQQKAQAEVEGLGKGVARLSAEAEKVLALPEPSPAAPTLRSELELTLGKLEQVRSLSAIYLEKLKTISLVIHSTQGAEEVLRAHEEQLKEAQAVPATLPELEATKASLKKLRSQAEAQQPVFDALRDELRGAQEVGERLQQRHGERDVEVERWRERVAQLLERWQAVLVQTDVRQRELEQLGRQLRYYRESADPLGAWLQDARQRQEQIQAVPLANSQAVREQLRQEKALLEEIERHGEKVEECQRFAKQYINAIKDYELQLVTYKAQLEPVASPAKKPKVQSGSESVIQEYVDLRTRYSELTTLTSQYIKFISETLRRMEEEERLAEQQRAEERERLAEVEAALEKQRQLAEAHAQAKAQAEREAKELQQRMQEEVVRREEAAVDAQQQKRSIQEELQQLRQSSEAEIQAKARQAEAAERSRLRIEEEIRVVRLQLEATERQRGGAEGELQALRARAEEAEAQKRQAQEEAERLRRQVQDESQRKRQAEAELALRVKAEAEAAREKQRALQALEELRLQAEEAERRLRQAEVERARQVQVALETAQRSAEVELQSKRASFAEKTAQLERSLQEEHVAVAQLREEAERRAQQQAEAERAREEAERELERWQLKANEALRLRLQAEEVAQQKSLAQAEAEKQKEEAEREARRRGKAEEQAVRQRELAEQELEKQRQLAEGTAQQRLAAEQELIRLRAETEQGEQQRQLLEEELARLQREAAAATQKRQELEAELAKVRAEMEVLLASKARAEEESRSTSEKSKQRLEAEAGRFRELAEEAARLRALAEEAKRQRQLAEEDAARQRAEAERVLAEKLAAISEATRLKTEAEIALKEKEAENERLRRLAEDEAFQRRRLEEQAAQHKADIEERLAQLRKASDSELERQKGLVEDTLRQRRQVEEEILALKASFEKAAAGKAELELELGRIRSNAEDTLRSKEQAELEAARQRQLAAEEEQRRREAEERVQKSLAAEEEAARQRKAALEEVERLKAKVEEARRLRERAEQESARQLQLAQEAAQKRLQAEEKAHAFAVQQKEQELQQTLQQEQSVLDRLRSEAEAARRAAEEAEEARVQAEREAAQSRRQVEEAERLKQSAEEQAQARAQAQAAAEKLRKEAEQEAARRAQAEQAALRQKQAADAEMEKHKKFAEQTLRQKAQVEQELTTLRLQLEETDHQKNLLDEELQRLKAEATEAARQRSQVEEELFSVRVQMEELSKLKARIEAENRALILRDKDNTQRFLQEEAEKMKQVAEEAARLSVAAQEAARLRQLAEEDLAQQRALAEKMLKEKMQAVQEATRLKAEAELLQQQKELAQEQARRLQEDKEQMAQQLAEETQGFQRTLEAERQRQLEMSAEAERLKLRMAEMSRAQARAEEDAQRFRKQAEEIGEKLHRTELATQEKVTLVQTLEIQRQQSDHDAERLREAIAELEREKEKLQQEAKLLQLKSEEMQTVQQEQLLQETQALQQSFLSEKDSLLQRERFIEQEKAKLEQLFQDEVAKAQQLREEQQRQQQQMEQERQRLVASMEEARRRQHEAEEGVRRKQEELQQLERQRRQQEELLAEENQRLREQLQRLEEEHRAALAHSEEVTASQVAATKTLPNGRDALDGPATETEPEHSFDGLRQKVPAQRLQEAGILSAEELQRLAQGHTTVDELARREDVRHYLQGHSSIAGLLLKPTNEKLSVYTALQRQLLSPGTALILLEAQAASGFLLDPVRNRRLTVNEAVKEGVVGPELHHKLLSAERAVTGYKDPYTGQQISLFQAMQKGLIVREHGIRLLEAQIATGGVIDPVHSHRVPVDVAYRRGYFDEEMNRVLADPSDDTKGFFDPNTHENLTYLQLLERCVEDPETGLRLLPLTDKAAKGRELVYTDSEARDVFEKATVSAPFGKFQGKTVTIWEIINSEYFTAEQRRDLLRQFRTGRITVEKIIKIIITVVEEQEQKGQLCFEGLRSLVPAAELLESRVIDRELYHQLQQGERSVREVAEVDAVRRALRGANVIAGVWLEEAGQKLSVYDALKKDLLPSDVAVALLEAQAGTGHIIDPSTSARLTVDEAVRAGLVGPEFHEKLLSAEKAVTGYRDPYTGQSVSLFQALKKGLIPREQGLRLLDAQLSTGGVVDPSKSHRVPLDVACARGFLDEETSRALSAPRADAKAYCDPSTGEPVTYSELQQRCRPDQLTGLSLLPLSEKAARARQEELYSELQARETFEKTPVDVPVGGFKGRTVTVWELISSEYFTAEQRQELLRQFRTGKVTVEKVIKILITIVEEVETLRQERLSFSGLRAPVPASELLASRVLSRAQFEQLKDGKTTVKDLSELDSVRTLLQGSGCLAGIYLEDTKEKVSIYEAMRRGLLRPSTAALLLEAQAATGFLVDPVRNQRLYVHEAVKAGVVGPELHEQLLSAEKAVTGYRDPYSGSTISLFQAMQKGLVLRQHGIRLLEAQIATGGIIDPVHSHRVPVDVAYQRGYFNEEMNRVLADPSDDTKGFFDPNTHENLTYRQLLERCVEDPETGLRLLPLKGAEKAEVVETTQVYTEEETRRAFEETQIDIPGGGSHGGSTMSLWEVMQSDLIPEEQRAQLMADFQAGRVTKERMIIIIIEIIEKTEIIRQQGLASYDYVRRRLTAEDLYEARIISLETYNLLREGTRSLREALEAESAWRYLYGTGCVAGVYLPGSRQTLSIYQALKKGLLSAEVARLLLEAQAATGFLLDPVKGQRLTVDEAVRKGLVGPELHDRLLSAERAVTGYRDPYTEQTISLFQAMKKELIPTEEALRLLDAQLATGGIVDPRLGFHLPLEVAYQRGYLNKDTHDQLSEPSEVRSYVDPSTDERLSYTQLLRRCRRDDGTGQLLLPLSDARKLTFRGLRKQITVEELVRSQVMDEATALQLREGLTSIEEVTKNLQKFLEGTSCIAGVFVDATKERLSVYQAMKKGIIRPGTAFELLEAQAATGYVIDPIKGLKLTVEEAVRMGIVGPEFKDKLLSAERAVTGYKDPYSGKLISLFQAMKKGLILKDHGIRLLEAQIATGGIIDPEESHRLPVEVAYKRGLFDEEMNEILTDPSDDTKGFFDPNTEENLTYLQLMERCITDPQTGLCLLPLKEKKRERKTSSKSSVRKRRVVIVDPETGKEMSVYEAYRKGLIDHQTYLELSEQECEWEEITISSSDGVVKSMIIDRRSGRQYDIDDAIAKNLIDRSALDQYRAGTLSITEFADMLSGNASGFRSRSSSVGSSSSYPISPAVSRTQLASWSDPTEETGPVAGILDTETLEKVSITEAMHRNLVDNITGQRLLEAQACTGGIIDPSTGERFPVTDAVNKGLVDKIMVDRINLAQKAFCGFEDPRTKTKMSAAQALKKGWLYYEAGQRFLEVQYLTGGLIEPDTPGRVPLDEALQRGTVDARTAQKLRDVGAYSKYLTCPKTKLKISYKDALDRSMVEEGTGLRLLEAAAQSSKGYYSPYSVSGSGSTAGSRTGSRTGSRAGSRRGSFDATGSGFSMTFSSSSYSSSGYGRRYASGSSASVGGPESAVA